One segment of Deltaproteobacteria bacterium DNA contains the following:
- a CDS encoding nucleotidyltransferase domain-containing protein, with amino-acid sequence MNKVIMYRIFAFMDQDDLSFKPEDKKKLEDLGVAILYLFGSRAEEKAAEDSDVDFGVVMRHPSLLSHGTNDIYLVLFNLLGNYVENSNDLDIIFLQKAPLELRFDVIRHGKSILEVSSDFRLDFEEATVRAYCDFKPVLNEFDQAILEG; translated from the coding sequence TTGAATAAAGTCATCATGTACCGTATCTTCGCGTTCATGGATCAAGACGATTTGAGTTTCAAACCGGAAGACAAGAAAAAACTAGAAGATCTGGGTGTTGCGATCCTTTATCTCTTTGGTTCCCGAGCGGAAGAAAAAGCGGCTGAAGATTCAGACGTTGATTTCGGGGTCGTTATGCGTCACCCCTCCCTTTTGAGCCATGGCACCAATGATATCTATCTTGTTCTTTTTAATCTTTTGGGAAATTACGTCGAAAACAGCAACGATCTTGATATTATCTTTCTTCAAAAAGCCCCGCTGGAGCTTCGGTTTGATGTGATTCGACACGGCAAATCTATTTTGGAGGTTTCTTCCGATTTTCGACTCGATTTTGAGGAAGCGACCGTGAGGGCCTATTGTGATTTTAAACCGGTCCTTAACGAGTTTGATCAGGCGATTCTTGAGGGATAA